Proteins encoded by one window of Arabidopsis thaliana chromosome 2, partial sequence:
- the BPS2 gene encoding BPS1-like protein (CONTAINS InterPro DOMAIN/s: Protein BYPASS related (InterPro:IPR008511); BEST Arabidopsis thaliana protein match is: Protein of unknown function (DUF793) (TAIR:AT1G01550.2); Has 153 Blast hits to 139 proteins in 20 species: Archae - 0; Bacteria - 2; Metazoa - 1; Fungi - 0; Plants - 150; Viruses - 0; Other Eukaryotes - 0 (source: NCBI BLink).) gives MSRPQDPPRGFFPFGNPFRMLSSKGSDLSPWLLSLLNGFELRLEERLKKLMPKNKDDILTLSWMKLAMESLCETHKNINTLITDLQLPVSDWEEKWVDVYLNISVRLLDLCNAFSSELTRLNQGDLFLKCVLHNLQSDSGEKYLQARSSLDSWRQHVNTNNPRIENCRAVLDSLVKSLSLPKVKNSPKGKVLMRAFYGVKVQTVYICSVFTAAWSDSTKDLFDLPVSEKPLWAKVFTDMQSVVNAEIRDMLSSGRTTILKELESVDASVEKLYPMIQDGVDPVEVEFFKDNVMELGTQAEKLSQGLDQLLEEVDSFFKLTLRGRDVLLCNLRSSDSISGNAVGEDVD, from the coding sequence ATGAGCCGACCACAAGATCCACCCCGAGGTTTCTTCCCATTTGGAAATCCCTTTCGGATGTTATCATCAAAGGGATCAGATTTATCGCCATGGCTACTTTCTCTATTGAACGGCTTTGAGCTACGTTTGGAAGAGAGACTGAAGAAACTTATGCCTAAGAACAAAGATGACATCCTCACTTTATCCTGGATGAAGCTAGCTATGGAGTCACTCTGCGAGACTCATAAGAACATTAACACTCTCATTACTGATCTCCAGCTTCCTGTCTCTGATTGGGAAGAGAAATGGGTTGATGTTTACCTCAACATAAGCGTTAGGTTACTAGATCTCTGTAATGCCTTTAGCTCTGAGCTCACACGTCTCAACCAGGGAGATCTCTTCCTCAAGTGTGTTCTGCACAATTTACAATCGGATTCTGGGGAGAAGTATCTCCAGGCTCGATCTTCGCTTGATAGCTGGAGGCAACATGTTAATACAAACAACCCTAGAATTGAAAACTGCCGTGCGGTTCTAGACAGTCTTGTTAAATCTCTGAGTCTGCCTAAAGTCAAGAACTCGCCTAAAGGAAAGGTTCTGATGCGAGCTTTTTATGGTGTGAAGGTTCAAACAGTTTATATCTGCAGTGTATTTACCGCAGCCTGGTCTGATTCCACCAAGGATCTTTTCGATTTACCTGTCTCTGAAAAACCATTATGGGCAAAGGTCTTTACTGATATGCAGAGTGTTGTAAATGCTGAGATCAGAGACATGTTGTCTTCCGGTAGAACCACGATTCTCAAAGAGCTGGAGAGCGTTGATGCTAGTGTCGAGAAGCTATACCCGATGATCCAAGATGGCGTTGATCCTGTCGAAGTTGAATTCTTCAAAGATAATGTTATGGAATTGGGGACACAAGCTGAGAAATTGTCTCAAGGGTTGGATCAGTTACTGGAGGAAGTTGATAGTTTCTTTAAACTGACTTTGAGAGGGCGCGATGTGTTGCTCTGTAATCTTAGGTCAAGTGACTCAATCTCTGGCAATGCAGTTGGAGAAGATGTAGACTAA
- the MPK12 gene encoding mitogen-activated protein kinase 12 (mitogen-activated protein kinase 12 (MPK12); CONTAINS InterPro DOMAIN/s: Protein kinase, catalytic domain (InterPro:IPR000719), JNK MAP kinase (InterPro:IPR008351), Serine/threonine-protein kinase domain (InterPro:IPR002290), Tyrosine-protein kinase, active site (InterPro:IPR008266), Serine/threonine-protein kinase-like domain (InterPro:IPR017442), Protein kinase-like domain (InterPro:IPR011009); BEST Arabidopsis thaliana protein match is: MAP kinase 4 (TAIR:AT4G01370.1); Has 125734 Blast hits to 124415 proteins in 4732 species: Archae - 106; Bacteria - 13752; Metazoa - 47505; Fungi - 12616; Plants - 30542; Viruses - 578; Other Eukaryotes - 20635 (source: NCBI BLink).) yields the protein MSGESSSGSTEHCIKVVPTHGGRYVQYNVYGQLFEVSRKYVPPIRPIGRGACGIVCAAVNSVTGEKVAIKKIGNAFDNIIDAKRTLREIKLLRHMDHENVITIKDIVRPPQRDIFNDVYIVYELMDTDLQRILRSNQTLTSDQCRFLVYQLLRGLKYVHSANILHRDLRPSNVLLNSKNELKIGDFGLARTTSDTDFMTEYVVTRWYRAPELLLNCSEYTAAIDIWSVGCILGEIMTGQPLFPGKDYVHQLRLITELVGSPDNSSLGFLRSDNARRYVRQLPRYPKQQFAARFPKMPTTAIDLLERMLVFDPNRRISVDEALGHAYLSPHHDVAKEPVCSTPFSFDFEHPSCTEEHIKELIYKESVKFNPDH from the exons ATGTCTGGAGAATCAAGCTCTGGTTCTACCGAACATTGCATCAAAGTTGTACCGACACACGGTGGCCGCTATGTTCAGTACAACGTTTATGGACAACTCTTTGAAGTTTCCAGAAAGTATGTCCCTCCTATTCGTCCCATTGGTAGAGGCGCTTGCGGTATTGTCTG TGCTGCGGTGAACTCAGTGACTGGAGAGAAAGTGGCTATTAAGAAGATCGGTAATGCTTTTGATAACATCATCGATGCTAAGAGAACGCTACGTGAAATTAAACTTCTCAGGCATATGGATCATGAGAAC GTTATAACCATCAAAGATATTGTAAGACCTCCGCAACGAGATATCTTCAATGATGTCTACATTGTCTATGAGTTAATGGACACTGATCTTCAGCGAATCCTCCGTTCTAACCAAACACTGACCAGTGATCAATGCCGT TTCCTAGTATACCAGCTCTTAAGAGGGCTCAAATACGTGCACTCGGCCAACATATTACATCGTGATCTAAGGCCAAGCAACGTGCTACTTAACTCGAAAAACGAGCTAAAGATTGGTGATTTTGGGCTTGCAAGAACAACTTCCGACACAGACTTCATGACTGAATATGTCGTTACCCGTTGGTACAGGGCTCCTGAGTTGCTTCTTAACTGCTCAGAGTACACCGCAGCTATTGATATTTGGTCTGTTGGCTGCATACTCGGCGAAATCATGACGGGACAACCGTTGTTTCCAGGCAAAGATTATGTTCATCAGCTTAGGCTTATAACAGAG CTTGTAGGCTCTCCAGACAATTCCAGCCTCGGCTTCCTTCGCAGTGACAACGCAAGAAGATACGTCAGGCAACTTCCGCGATACCCGAAACAACAGTTTGCTGCTAGATTCCCGAAAATGCCCACTACGGCTATCGATTTGCTTGAGAGAATGCTCGTCTTTGATCCTAACCGGCGCATCTCAG TCGATGAAGCCCTTGGCCATGCTTACCTATCACCGCACCATGATGTGGCCAAAGAACCGGTCTGTTCGACTCCTTTCAGCTTTGATTTCGAACATCCTTCTTGCACAGAAGAACACATAAAGGAGCTTATCTACAAGGAGTCTGTCAAATTCAATCCTGACCACTGA
- the MPK12 gene encoding mitogen-activated protein kinase 12 — MDLVSSRDTLGDPSTSTKALLLGFSRSRSDHCIIMSGESSSGSTEHCIKVVPTHGGRYVQYNVYGQLFEVSRKYVPPIRPIGRGACGIVCAAVNSVTGEKVAIKKIGNAFDNIIDAKRTLREIKLLRHMDHENVITIKDIVRPPQRDIFNDVYIVYELMDTDLQRILRSNQTLTSDQCRFLVYQLLRGLKYVHSANILHRDLRPSNVLLNSKNELKIGDFGLARTTSDTDFMTEYVVTRWYRAPELLLNCSEYTAAIDIWSVGCILGEIMTGQPLFPGKDYVHQLRLITELVGSPDNSSLGFLRSDNARRYVRQLPRYPKQQFAARFPKMPTTAIDLLERMLVFDPNRRISVDEALGHAYLSPHHDVAKEPVCSTPFSFDFEHPSCTEEHIKELIYKESVKFNPDH, encoded by the exons ATGGATTTAGTGTCTTCAAGAGATACTTTAGGAGATCCTTCAACTTCAACAAAAGCCcttcttcttggtttctcTCGTTCTCGGTCTGATCATTGCATCATCATGTCTGGAGAATCAAGCTCTGGTTCTACCGAACATTGCATCAAAGTTGTACCGACACACGGTGGCCGCTATGTTCAGTACAACGTTTATGGACAACTCTTTGAAGTTTCCAGAAAGTATGTCCCTCCTATTCGTCCCATTGGTAGAGGCGCTTGCGGTATTGTCTG TGCTGCGGTGAACTCAGTGACTGGAGAGAAAGTGGCTATTAAGAAGATCGGTAATGCTTTTGATAACATCATCGATGCTAAGAGAACGCTACGTGAAATTAAACTTCTCAGGCATATGGATCATGAGAAC GTTATAACCATCAAAGATATTGTAAGACCTCCGCAACGAGATATCTTCAATGATGTCTACATTGTCTATGAGTTAATGGACACTGATCTTCAGCGAATCCTCCGTTCTAACCAAACACTGACCAGTGATCAATGCCGT TTCCTAGTATACCAGCTCTTAAGAGGGCTCAAATACGTGCACTCGGCCAACATATTACATCGTGATCTAAGGCCAAGCAACGTGCTACTTAACTCGAAAAACGAGCTAAAGATTGGTGATTTTGGGCTTGCAAGAACAACTTCCGACACAGACTTCATGACTGAATATGTCGTTACCCGTTGGTACAGGGCTCCTGAGTTGCTTCTTAACTGCTCAGAGTACACCGCAGCTATTGATATTTGGTCTGTTGGCTGCATACTCGGCGAAATCATGACGGGACAACCGTTGTTTCCAGGCAAAGATTATGTTCATCAGCTTAGGCTTATAACAGAG CTTGTAGGCTCTCCAGACAATTCCAGCCTCGGCTTCCTTCGCAGTGACAACGCAAGAAGATACGTCAGGCAACTTCCGCGATACCCGAAACAACAGTTTGCTGCTAGATTCCCGAAAATGCCCACTACGGCTATCGATTTGCTTGAGAGAATGCTCGTCTTTGATCCTAACCGGCGCATCTCAG TCGATGAAGCCCTTGGCCATGCTTACCTATCACCGCACCATGATGTGGCCAAAGAACCGGTCTGTTCGACTCCTTTCAGCTTTGATTTCGAACATCCTTCTTGCACAGAAGAACACATAAAGGAGCTTATCTACAAGGAGTCTGTCAAATTCAATCCTGACCACTGA
- a CDS encoding transmembrane protein-like protein, with protein MAEILFLLLRTLVVFSCALSICNCLQDAADNNGNFFTVSSFRYPESEVRPYDTRYIRVDLPPWFSSLNVAIESDVDITAKSISKISKSLLPVICFRDGSPPLPDASTNALQGLELGRFFNGSFERAQDSEIAQQCYPMQKNITLRLTNEQISPGAWYVGLFNGIGATRTQGKMIVRSSAFSFSANISVEGCKTATMWGPFCNQTIYPLSCSRFDNQTASVISCADSFPSSCLTGAETKTYALDVDGIAEQLVIMASNVKVDSNESYLMCYARFEAFASETLHDYAADIHKVPLIVNKPKAGRWYIVISLSGRENRFAQGTNSSSRVCFSINVKVLGCPVGKAGPNCGQQIYILQAVMRRGWLTPFQSYYFPVNDASLSGSSTNFPLEPIVSNFSSIPELDTSTWTYFLMNIPQGGSGGHIHFRLLSDSTIQYEVYLRFGGLPTIDDRDYYYVNRTSASRSMFFSLYNSSKEMVDFYILYAREGTWSFGLRQLIDSNTPAASRGSPTLVSLSLERCPRGCSSYGQCRYAFDANGLTSYRTHGGFDCSIEIVSHQEHIVQSIALIASNAAALLPAYWALRQREYPEWVLFTSSGISSALYHACDVGTWCVLSYNVLQFMDFWLSFMAVVGTFVYLSTAGEAVKRTIHTVVAILTALLALTQATRASNIIIVLAIGSLGLLIGFLVEFVTKYRSYCGSAGFSLNMLDRPRAVKEWFSNLIKTLKKRFRWGFVAAGLVAFTMAAISFKVETSSSYWMWHSIWHFTIYTSSFFFLCSKIAIVNHENLAHNGADNYELTRQDSLSRN; from the exons ATGGcagagattttgtttctgcttttaAGAACTCTCGTCGTGTTTTCATGTGCTCTTTCGATCTGTAATTGTCTTCAAGATGCTGCGGACAATAATGGAAACTTTTTCACGGTCTCGAGCTTCAGGTACCCTGAATCCGAAGTCAGACCCTACGATACACGTTACATCAGAG TTGATTTGCCTCCATGGTTCTCATCATTGAATGTTGCTATTGAATCTGATGTAGACATC ACTGCAAAGAGCATTTCGAAGATTTCCAAAAGTCTTCTTCCTGTTATATGCTTTCGAGATGGTAGTCCTCCTCTGCCTGATGCCTCAACCAACGCTCTTCAAGGATTAG AGCTAGGACGGTTCTTTAATGGATCTTTTGAAAGAGCTCAAGATAGTGAGATTGCACAACAGTGTTACCCTATGCAGAAGAATATAACCTTGAGATTGACCAATGAACAG ATATCTCCTGGAGCTTGGTATGTTGGTCTCTTTAACGGAATTGGGGCGACTAGGACTCAGGGGAAAATG ATTGTTCGCTCCTCTGCGTTTTCATTTAGTGCCAACATTAGTGTTGAAGGTTGTAAAACCGCTACAATGTGGGGGCCTTTCTGCAACCAGACTATTTATCCGCTTTCATGTTCTCGGTTCGATAACCAGACAGCAAGTGTTATTTCTTGCGCTGATTCTTTTCCTAGTTCTTGTCTGACTGGTGCTGAAACGAAGACATATGCTTTAGATGTAGATGGAATAGCTGAACAGTTAGTTATTATGGCATCCAATGTCAAAGTAGATTCCAATGAAAGTTATCTCATGTGTTACGCCCGTTTTGAAGCCTTTGCTTCAGAGACTCTGCATGATTACGCTGCTGATATACATAAAGTTCCCTTAATTGTTAACAAACCGAAAGCTGGTCGATGGTATATAGTTATTAGTTTATCTGGACGGGAGAACCGGTTTGCACAGGGCACAAATTCCAGTTCTAGGGTCTGCTTTTCCATTAATGTTAAAGTACTCGGATGTCCTGTAGGAAAAGCAGGACCAAATTGTGGGCAGCAAATCTACATTCTTCAG GCAGTTATGAGGAGAGGATGGTTGACACCTTTTCAATCATATTATTTTCCGGTCAATGACGCTTCACTTTCAGGCTCGAGCACAAATTTCCCCCTCGAACCCATCGTCAGCAACTTTTCCTCTATTCCAGAATTAGACACAAGCACATGGACTTATTTTCTCATGAACATCCCTCAAGGTGGTTCTGGTGGACATATCCATTTCAGATTATTATCAGATTCCACAATACAGTATGAAGTATATCTTAGATTTGGTGGATTGCCCACTATTGACGACCGGGATTACTATTATGTAAATCGAACAAGTGCCAGCCGCTCAATGTTCTTCTCATTGTATAATTCTAGCAAAGAAATGGTTGATTTCTACATCTTGTATGCTCGAGAAGGAACCTGGTCATTTGGGTTAAGGCAGCTCATTGACTCTAATACTCCTGCTGCTTCCAGAGGTTCACCTACTTTagtatctctttctctcgaaAGATGCCCGAGAGGGTGTTCGTCTTATGGGCAATGCCGATATGCTTTTGACGCTAATGGATTGACATCTTACAG AACCCACGGAGGCTTTGACTGCAGCATTGAAATTGTGTCACACCAAG AACATATTGTTCAGTCTATTGCTCTCATCGCATCAAATGCAGCGGCTCTTTTGCCAGCTTACTGGGCTCTTCGGCAGCGG GAGTATCCAGAGTGGGTTCTGTTTACATCCAGCGGAATCTCGAGCGCTCTGTATCATGCATGTGATGTAGGCACCTGGTGTGTTTTAAGTTACAATGTTTTACAG ttcATGGATTTCTGGCTCTCTTTCATGGCCGTGGTTGGTACATTTGTGTACTTATCCACGGCTGGTGAAGCAGTTAAAAGGACAATACACACAGTTGTTGCCATTCTCACAGCTTTATTGGCCTTGACTCAAGCAACAAG GGCGTCAAATATTATCATTGTGTTAGCAATCGGTTCACTCGGTCTCCTCATCGGATTTTTGGTAGAATTTGTTACCAAGTATCGATCATACTGCGGGTCGGCTGGATTTTCATTGAACATGCTCGACAG GCCACGGGCAGTCAAAGAATGGTTTAGTAATTTGATCAAGACGCTCAAGAAACGGTTTCGTTGGGGCTTTGTGGCGGCTGGTCTTGTAGCCTTCACCATGGCAGCCATAAGTTTCAAAGTAGAAACCAGTTCGAGCTACTGGATGTGGCACAg TATTTGGCATTTCACAATCTAcacatcttctttcttcttcctctgttcgAAGATTGCAATTGTAAATCACGAGAACCTAGCCCACAACGGAGCTGACAACTACGAGTTAACAAGGCAAGACTCGCTATCAAGAAACTAA
- the MPK12 gene encoding mitogen-activated protein kinase 12 (mitogen-activated protein kinase 12 (MPK12); CONTAINS InterPro DOMAIN/s: JNK MAP kinase (InterPro:IPR008351), Serine/threonine-protein kinase domain (InterPro:IPR002290), Serine/threonine-protein kinase-like domain (InterPro:IPR017442), Protein kinase-like domain (InterPro:IPR011009), Protein kinase, catalytic domain (InterPro:IPR000719), Tyrosine-protein kinase, active site (InterPro:IPR008266), Tyrosine-protein kinase, catalytic domain (InterPro:IPR020635); BEST Arabidopsis thaliana protein match is: MAP kinase 4 (TAIR:AT4G01370.1).), translated as MSGESSSGSTEHCIKVVPTHGGRYVQYNVYGQLFEVSRKYVPPIRPIGRGACGIVCAAVNSVTGEKVAIKKIGNAFDNIIDAKRTLREIKLLRHMDHENVITIKDIVRPPQRDIFNDVYIVYELMDTDLQRILRSNQTLTSDQCRFLVYQLLRGLKYVHSANILHRDLRPSNVLLNSKNELKIGDFGLARTTSDTDFMTEYVVTRWYRAPELLLNCSEYTAAIDIWSVGCILGEIMTGQPLFPGKDYVHQLRLITELVGSPDNSSLGFLRSDNARRYVRQLPRYPKQQFAARFPKMPTTAIDLLERMLVFDPNRRISDLHVLCV; from the exons ATGTCTGGAGAATCAAGCTCTGGTTCTACCGAACATTGCATCAAAGTTGTACCGACACACGGTGGCCGCTATGTTCAGTACAACGTTTATGGACAACTCTTTGAAGTTTCCAGAAAGTATGTCCCTCCTATTCGTCCCATTGGTAGAGGCGCTTGCGGTATTGTCTG TGCTGCGGTGAACTCAGTGACTGGAGAGAAAGTGGCTATTAAGAAGATCGGTAATGCTTTTGATAACATCATCGATGCTAAGAGAACGCTACGTGAAATTAAACTTCTCAGGCATATGGATCATGAGAAC GTTATAACCATCAAAGATATTGTAAGACCTCCGCAACGAGATATCTTCAATGATGTCTACATTGTCTATGAGTTAATGGACACTGATCTTCAGCGAATCCTCCGTTCTAACCAAACACTGACCAGTGATCAATGCCGT TTCCTAGTATACCAGCTCTTAAGAGGGCTCAAATACGTGCACTCGGCCAACATATTACATCGTGATCTAAGGCCAAGCAACGTGCTACTTAACTCGAAAAACGAGCTAAAGATTGGTGATTTTGGGCTTGCAAGAACAACTTCCGACACAGACTTCATGACTGAATATGTCGTTACCCGTTGGTACAGGGCTCCTGAGTTGCTTCTTAACTGCTCAGAGTACACCGCAGCTATTGATATTTGGTCTGTTGGCTGCATACTCGGCGAAATCATGACGGGACAACCGTTGTTTCCAGGCAAAGATTATGTTCATCAGCTTAGGCTTATAACAGAG CTTGTAGGCTCTCCAGACAATTCCAGCCTCGGCTTCCTTCGCAGTGACAACGCAAGAAGATACGTCAGGCAACTTCCGCGATACCCGAAACAACAGTTTGCTGCTAGATTCCCGAAAATGCCCACTACGGCTATCGATTTGCTTGAGAGAATGCTCGTCTTTGATCCTAACCGGCGCATCTCAG ACCTGCATGTGTTGTGTGTGTAG
- a CDS encoding transmembrane protein-like protein (transmembrane protein-related; CONTAINS InterPro DOMAIN/s: Protein of unknown function DUF3522 (InterPro:IPR021910), EGF-like region, conserved site (InterPro:IPR013032); Has 154 Blast hits to 154 proteins in 53 species: Archae - 0; Bacteria - 0; Metazoa - 124; Fungi - 0; Plants - 21; Viruses - 0; Other Eukaryotes - 9 (source: NCBI BLink).) gives MAEILFLLLRTLVVFSCALSICNCLQDAADNNGNFFTVSSFRYPESEVRPYDTRYIRVDLPPWFSSLNVAIESDVDITAKSISKISKSLLPVICFRDGSPPLPDASTNALQGLELGRFFNGSFERAQDSEIAQQCYPMQKNITLRLTNEQISPGAWYVGLFNGIGATRTQGKMIVRSSAFSFSANISVEGCKTATMWGPFCNQTIYPLSCSRFDNQTASVISCADSFPSSCLTGAETKTYALDVDGIAEQLVIMASNVKVDSNESYLMCYARFEAFASETLHDYAADIHKVPLIVNKPKAGRWYIVISLSGRENRFAQGTNSSSRVCFSINVKVLGCPVGKAGPNCGQQIYILQAVMRRGWLTPFQSYYFPVNDASLSGSSTNFPLEPIVSNFSSIPELDTSTWTYFLMNIPQGGSGGHIHFRLLSDSTIQYEVYLRFGGLPTIDDRDYYYVNRTSASRSMFFSLYNSSKEMVDFYILYAREGTWSFGLRQLIDSNTPAASRGSPTLVSLSLERCPRGCSSYGQCRYAFDANGLTSYSFCSCDRTHGGFDCSIEIVSHQEHIVQSIALIASNAAALLPAYWALRQREYPEWVLFTSSGISSALYHACDVGTWCVLSYNVLQFMDFWLSFMAVVGTFVYLSTAGEAVKRTIHTVVAILTALLALTQATRASNIIIVLAIGSLGLLIGFLVEFVTKYRSYCGSAGFSLNMLDRPRAVKEWFSNLIKTLKKRFRWGFVAAGLVAFTMAAISFKVETSSSYWMWHRCVCM, from the exons ATGGcagagattttgtttctgcttttaAGAACTCTCGTCGTGTTTTCATGTGCTCTTTCGATCTGTAATTGTCTTCAAGATGCTGCGGACAATAATGGAAACTTTTTCACGGTCTCGAGCTTCAGGTACCCTGAATCCGAAGTCAGACCCTACGATACACGTTACATCAGAG TTGATTTGCCTCCATGGTTCTCATCATTGAATGTTGCTATTGAATCTGATGTAGACATC ACTGCAAAGAGCATTTCGAAGATTTCCAAAAGTCTTCTTCCTGTTATATGCTTTCGAGATGGTAGTCCTCCTCTGCCTGATGCCTCAACCAACGCTCTTCAAGGATTAG AGCTAGGACGGTTCTTTAATGGATCTTTTGAAAGAGCTCAAGATAGTGAGATTGCACAACAGTGTTACCCTATGCAGAAGAATATAACCTTGAGATTGACCAATGAACAG ATATCTCCTGGAGCTTGGTATGTTGGTCTCTTTAACGGAATTGGGGCGACTAGGACTCAGGGGAAAATG ATTGTTCGCTCCTCTGCGTTTTCATTTAGTGCCAACATTAGTGTTGAAGGTTGTAAAACCGCTACAATGTGGGGGCCTTTCTGCAACCAGACTATTTATCCGCTTTCATGTTCTCGGTTCGATAACCAGACAGCAAGTGTTATTTCTTGCGCTGATTCTTTTCCTAGTTCTTGTCTGACTGGTGCTGAAACGAAGACATATGCTTTAGATGTAGATGGAATAGCTGAACAGTTAGTTATTATGGCATCCAATGTCAAAGTAGATTCCAATGAAAGTTATCTCATGTGTTACGCCCGTTTTGAAGCCTTTGCTTCAGAGACTCTGCATGATTACGCTGCTGATATACATAAAGTTCCCTTAATTGTTAACAAACCGAAAGCTGGTCGATGGTATATAGTTATTAGTTTATCTGGACGGGAGAACCGGTTTGCACAGGGCACAAATTCCAGTTCTAGGGTCTGCTTTTCCATTAATGTTAAAGTACTCGGATGTCCTGTAGGAAAAGCAGGACCAAATTGTGGGCAGCAAATCTACATTCTTCAG GCAGTTATGAGGAGAGGATGGTTGACACCTTTTCAATCATATTATTTTCCGGTCAATGACGCTTCACTTTCAGGCTCGAGCACAAATTTCCCCCTCGAACCCATCGTCAGCAACTTTTCCTCTATTCCAGAATTAGACACAAGCACATGGACTTATTTTCTCATGAACATCCCTCAAGGTGGTTCTGGTGGACATATCCATTTCAGATTATTATCAGATTCCACAATACAGTATGAAGTATATCTTAGATTTGGTGGATTGCCCACTATTGACGACCGGGATTACTATTATGTAAATCGAACAAGTGCCAGCCGCTCAATGTTCTTCTCATTGTATAATTCTAGCAAAGAAATGGTTGATTTCTACATCTTGTATGCTCGAGAAGGAACCTGGTCATTTGGGTTAAGGCAGCTCATTGACTCTAATACTCCTGCTGCTTCCAGAGGTTCACCTACTTTagtatctctttctctcgaaAGATGCCCGAGAGGGTGTTCGTCTTATGGGCAATGCCGATATGCTTTTGACGCTAATGGATTGACATCTTACAG cttttgttcttgtgaCAGAACCCACGGAGGCTTTGACTGCAGCATTGAAATTGTGTCACACCAAG AACATATTGTTCAGTCTATTGCTCTCATCGCATCAAATGCAGCGGCTCTTTTGCCAGCTTACTGGGCTCTTCGGCAGCGG GAGTATCCAGAGTGGGTTCTGTTTACATCCAGCGGAATCTCGAGCGCTCTGTATCATGCATGTGATGTAGGCACCTGGTGTGTTTTAAGTTACAATGTTTTACAG ttcATGGATTTCTGGCTCTCTTTCATGGCCGTGGTTGGTACATTTGTGTACTTATCCACGGCTGGTGAAGCAGTTAAAAGGACAATACACACAGTTGTTGCCATTCTCACAGCTTTATTGGCCTTGACTCAAGCAACAAG GGCGTCAAATATTATCATTGTGTTAGCAATCGGTTCACTCGGTCTCCTCATCGGATTTTTGGTAGAATTTGTTACCAAGTATCGATCATACTGCGGGTCGGCTGGATTTTCATTGAACATGCTCGACAG GCCACGGGCAGTCAAAGAATGGTTTAGTAATTTGATCAAGACGCTCAAGAAACGGTTTCGTTGGGGCTTTGTGGCGGCTGGTCTTGTAGCCTTCACCATGGCAGCCATAAGTTTCAAAGTAGAAACCAGTTCGAGCTACTGGATGTGGCACAggtgtgtgtgtatgtaa